CGCTGTCGTCCTCCTACGGGGTTCAGCCCTGCGCGGCCTTGCGGCGGCGCGTCACCAGGAAGCCACCGACACCCGCGAGGGCGACGGCAGCCGCGGCGATGATGCCGACCGGGGCGGACGAGCCGGTCTCGGCCAGGTCGCCCTCGGCGTCCTTGCTGTCACCGTTGCCACCGGTGGACTGCTCGCCCGGGGCACCCGGGGTCGGGGACGCGGAGCTGCCGGGCTCGCCCGGGGTGGTGGGCTCCTCGCCGGGCTTCGTGGGCTCCTCGCCCGGGGTGGTGGGCTCCTCGCCCGGCTTGGTCGGCTCCTCGCCGGGGGCGCAGTCGACCCAGAACGCCTTGTGCTTGCCGGCGCCGTTCTCGTTGTCGAACTTCCAGGTCAGCTTGTAGTGGCCGTCCGGAAGGGACAGGTCGGCGGTCCGCTCGTGGCCCGAACCGTCCAGGGTCAGGGAACCCGAGGTGCCCTCGAGGTCCTTGGTCGGGGCGTGGCCCTTGATCGTCCAGTCGACCTTCTGCGCACCGTCGAACTTGAAACCGTCGAGGTAGAACGTGCACACGTGCGGCTCGTTCTTCATGAGCTCTTCGCCGGTCTTGGCGTCGTGAATCTTCACGGTGCCGTTGTCGCCCTTGGGCTTACCGGTCGCGGAGGCGGTGGGGGCCAGCAGAACGGTCGCCGACAGAGCGGCGACGACGGCGCAGGCGGGGATGAGGGTACGTCGCATATGGGCTGTCCATCTGAGAGATGAAAAGGATGCCGTGGGGGGTAGCGGAGGCAGCCTATCCGTCGCCTTAAGTCACTCTTAACCCAAGGGCCTATAACAATCTCGCCAGTTGGCGAGAACCTATTGGCGAGAACCTCTCAGAGCGCGAAGAACGTTCCCAGCAACAGCACCCCGCCGGCCGCCGCCACCGACCACGCCGTACGGGTCATCCGCAGCCCGCCGCCGATCACCAGTGCCGCCAGCAGCAGCGCGCCGCCCAGCGGCACCCAGGCGTGGAACCCGCCCGCCCAGCCCGCCCGGACCGCCTCCTCCGTGCCCGGCTTCACCACCACCGGCACCTTCTGGCCCTTACCCGCCGCGACCGAATGCGCGATGGACAGCGTCGTGTGCTGGGAGGGAGGACTGGCCGGAACATAACGGCCGCTGCACATCTCCTCGTTGCAGCCGGTCACCGTCAGCGTGCCGTGCTCACGCCCCTTCGACAGCAGGACGTGCTGCGCCGTCCCCCACGACGACCAGGCGCCCGCGACCACGAGCAGCAGGGCGACCAGGGCCATGGCGGCGTTACGAGCGTGCGTCATGACCCGCGATCGTACAGTCGTACCGAT
This sequence is a window from Streptomyces sp. HUAS YS2. Protein-coding genes within it:
- a CDS encoding LPXTG cell wall anchor domain-containing protein: MRRTLIPACAVVAALSATVLLAPTASATGKPKGDNGTVKIHDAKTGEELMKNEPHVCTFYLDGFKFDGAQKVDWTIKGHAPTKDLEGTSGSLTLDGSGHERTADLSLPDGHYKLTWKFDNENGAGKHKAFWVDCAPGEEPTKPGEEPTTPGEEPTKPGEEPTTPGEPGSSASPTPGAPGEQSTGGNGDSKDAEGDLAETGSSAPVGIIAAAAVALAGVGGFLVTRRRKAAQG